The following coding sequences lie in one Merismopedia glauca CCAP 1448/3 genomic window:
- the petB gene encoding cytochrome b6: MFTKQVTDSKAFKWFDERLEIQALADDVSGKYVPPHVNIFYCLGGVTLVCFLIQFATGFAMTFYYKANVAEAFNSVQYLMTDVSFGWLIRSVHRWSASMMVLMMILHVFRVYLTGGFKKPRELTWVTGVILAVITVSFGVTGYSLPWDQVGYWAVKIVSGVPEAVPIVGPLMVELIRGSASVGQATLTRFYSLHTFVLPWLIAVFMLLHFIMIRKQGISGPL; this comes from the coding sequence ATGTTTACAAAGCAGGTAACTGATTCAAAAGCCTTTAAGTGGTTTGACGAACGCTTAGAAATTCAGGCTCTAGCCGACGATGTTAGCGGCAAGTACGTCCCTCCCCATGTAAATATTTTTTATTGTCTAGGGGGAGTTACTCTAGTTTGCTTTTTAATCCAGTTTGCCACTGGCTTTGCTATGACGTTCTACTACAAAGCGAACGTTGCGGAAGCTTTCAACTCAGTTCAGTACCTGATGACAGATGTCAGCTTTGGCTGGTTGATTCGTTCTGTCCATCGCTGGTCTGCCAGCATGATGGTACTGATGATGATCCTTCATGTGTTTAGAGTTTATCTGACTGGTGGTTTTAAAAAACCACGGGAGTTAACCTGGGTCACTGGTGTAATTTTAGCCGTCATTACCGTATCTTTCGGAGTAACTGGTTATTCTCTACCTTGGGATCAAGTAGGTTATTGGGCCGTTAAAATCGTCTCTGGTGTACCCGAAGCTGTCCCCATTGTTGGTCCTTTAATGGTGGAACTAATTCGTGGTAGTGCTAGTGTTGGTCAAGCCACCCTCACTCGTTTCTATAGCTTACATACCTTCGTCTTGCCTTGGTTAATCGCTGTATTCATGCTGTTACATTTCATCATGATCCGCAAGCAAGGCATTTCTGGTCCTTTGTAA
- the ctpA gene encoding carboxyl-terminal processing protease CtpA, which translates to MQKRATYIVIFTILQILVCFGLWISPAIAFTEDEQLFMQAWRIVSNAYLDETLNHQNWWSAREKTLKQHLDSRDAAYQAIDKLLATLDDPFTRFLRPEQYRSLQVSTSGELSGVGLQIGVEPTTGQIEVIAAIADSPAAVARIQSGDRILSIDRVPTAQMTLDEAANKMRGEAGTSVHLTIETPNQGARSVDLVRSRIALSPVAAKLVTVEGGKAVGYIRLSQFSANAPIQVKEAIQDLHKEGAKGYILDLRNNPGGLLQAGVEIARLWLNNGTIVYTVNRQGTIGSFDASGTALTDEPLVLLVNQGSASASEILAGALQENHRAKLLGEKTFGKGLIQSLFDLPDGSGLAVTVAKYETPNHNDIHKLGITPNQIVPLSSLPPDRVATETDLQYQAALQLLEAEVLSEVSSQKLGLMHLK; encoded by the coding sequence ATGCAAAAGCGAGCTACTTACATTGTTATATTTACCATTTTACAAATCCTGGTCTGCTTTGGCTTATGGATTTCTCCAGCTATAGCCTTTACTGAAGACGAACAGTTATTCATGCAAGCTTGGCGGATCGTGAGTAATGCTTATTTAGATGAGACTCTCAATCATCAAAATTGGTGGTCAGCCCGGGAAAAAACCTTAAAACAACACCTGGATAGTCGAGATGCAGCTTATCAAGCTATTGATAAATTATTAGCTACTTTAGATGACCCATTCACTCGTTTTTTAAGACCAGAACAATATCGCAGTTTACAAGTAAGTACTTCTGGAGAGTTGAGTGGAGTTGGTTTACAAATTGGTGTGGAACCAACCACAGGTCAAATAGAAGTCATAGCAGCGATAGCTGACTCACCAGCAGCCGTGGCGAGGATTCAGAGTGGCGATCGCATCTTGAGCATCGATCGCGTTCCTACGGCTCAAATGACCCTCGATGAAGCCGCTAATAAAATGCGGGGTGAAGCTGGAACTTCCGTTCATTTGACGATTGAAACCCCAAATCAAGGCGCTAGAAGTGTAGATTTAGTGCGATCGCGGATTGCTCTCAGTCCAGTGGCGGCTAAACTCGTTACAGTTGAGGGTGGAAAAGCAGTAGGTTACATTCGTTTGAGTCAATTTAGCGCTAATGCTCCAATTCAAGTCAAGGAAGCTATCCAAGACTTACATAAAGAAGGAGCCAAGGGTTATATCCTAGATTTACGCAACAATCCTGGGGGTTTGCTGCAAGCAGGAGTCGAAATTGCTCGCCTGTGGTTGAATAATGGCACAATTGTCTACACTGTCAATCGTCAGGGTACTATCGGTAGTTTTGATGCCAGTGGCACAGCACTTACCGATGAACCATTAGTTCTGTTAGTAAATCAAGGCAGTGCTAGTGCCAGTGAGATTTTAGCAGGAGCTTTACAAGAAAACCATCGAGCTAAATTATTAGGCGAAAAAACGTTTGGTAAAGGCTTGATTCAGTCTTTGTTCGATCTTCCTGATGGTTCTGGATTAGCAGTTACAGTTGCTAAATACGAAACCCCCAACCACAATGACATTCATAAATTGGGTATCACTCCCAATCAAATTGTCCCTCTATCTTCACTACCCCCAGATCGAGTCGCGACTGAAACCGATCTTCAGTATCAAGCTGCGCTTCAATTGTTAGAAGCAGAAGTATTGAGTGAAGTCAGTTCTCAGAAATTAGGACTTATGCATCTTAAGTAA
- the petD gene encoding cytochrome b6-f complex subunit IV — protein MSIIKKPDLSDPDLRAKLAQGMGHNYYGEPAWPNDLLYVFPVVMLGTLGCCVALAVLDPAIVGEPANPFATPLEILPEWYLYPAFQILRVVPNKLLGIALQTAIPLGLMLIPFIESVNKFQNPFRRPLAMSIFLFGTLVTIWMGIGATLPIDKSLTLGLF, from the coding sequence ATGTCGATTATTAAAAAACCAGATCTTTCAGATCCTGATTTACGCGCTAAACTAGCTCAAGGCATGGGTCATAACTACTATGGCGAACCCGCTTGGCCAAATGACCTGTTGTATGTGTTCCCTGTAGTGATGCTAGGAACTCTCGGTTGCTGTGTAGCACTAGCTGTATTAGATCCAGCTATAGTTGGCGAACCAGCTAATCCGTTTGCTACTCCTTTAGAAATTCTGCCTGAGTGGTATTTATATCCAGCTTTCCAAATTCTACGGGTTGTGCCCAACAAACTGCTAGGTATTGCGCTGCAAACAGCGATTCCTCTAGGTTTGATGCTGATTCCGTTTATTGAGAGCGTCAATAAGTTTCAAAACCCCTTCCGTCGTCCTCTAGCTATGTCTATCTTCCTATTTGGAACTCTAGTGACCATCTGGATGGGTATTGGTGCGACTCTCCCAATTGACAAATCCTTAACCTTGGGTCTGTTTTAG